The following coding sequences lie in one Zonotrichia leucophrys gambelii isolate GWCS_2022_RI chromosome 4A, RI_Zleu_2.0, whole genome shotgun sequence genomic window:
- the UTP14A gene encoding U3 small nucleolar RNA-associated protein 14 homolog A — protein MATWTSSGRALRQGARARRDTRWRFAAVPACGAMAEEDPAAAAAGSGSESEEGEDGERRHRQLLEAISALSGRKRRKLAERSEASGQVSEFNVTCKGAGEKLVLSELLQPIHPKSTLGSVRKELARVKRKAAVELPLSKEEAKRVVREAAYVTTSKDVGKWQQVVLQNRRAEQLVFPLRQDIATVTPLERATSAWKARTPLEQEIFGLLHKTQQPITDPLLTPEEMASVQAMSLEEARRRRAELQKARAVQSYYEAKARRAKRIKSKKYHRVLKKSRRRQALKEFEQLHKSDPAAALARLEELEQLRMQERMSLKHQNKGKWARSRAIMAKYDLEARKAMQEQLARNKELMQKVRVEPPEEELCEVPEEDTDTAALPMPSEANPWMLGKPSGLAPEPEAQEGPRDDRVPGAVENKDEMEEEEEELSEEEALLQDFEQKRRERAGSPKGQGRDHGADGTEIGAEQPRDSPVRPVHAEELGDSAVPPVHAEELGDSAVPPVCAEELGDSRDPPVCAEELGDSSVLPVCAEELVGTGPEPPPQAQEQLLLSEQLRRVQTMEDVESLAKDELVEEQEKLVALRAGKQAQQQEEGRAGDRHTKKAPAKKKMISLEAVLDGKPQEMDCPSLPVVLEEEEGGIEQRGMITEAFAGDDVVADFRREKRKAEEAGKPQPVNLVLPGWGEWGGTGLKPSARKVKRFLIKPPPAPPRKDQHLPHVIMSEKRNIHAAAHQVSELPFPFERHQQFEQSMRTPVGPTWNTQRAFQKLTAPRVITRTGHIIQPISAEDVPDTAPGSEARPEGEAMPRRKAGPGKKAVFRGKAVSKGKAVPGEKAVSRGKAGPGKKAVSRGKAVPGEKAVSRGKAVSRGKAVPGEKAQPQRSRAR, from the exons ATGGCAACCTGGACGTCATCGGGGCGCGCTTTGCGGCAGGGCGCGAGGGCTCGGCGCGACACTCGGTGGCGCTTTGCGGCAGTACCGGCGTGCGGGGCCATGGCGGAGGAGGacccggcggcggcggcggcggggagcggcaGCGAGAGCGAGGAGGGG GAGGATGGCGAGCGGCGGCACCGGCAGCTCCTGGAGGCCATCAGCGCCTTGTCCGGACGGAAGCG GCGGAAGCTGGCGGAGCGCTCGGAGGCGAGCGGGCAGGTGTCTGAGTTCAATGTCACCTGCAAAG GTGCTGGGGAAAAGCTGGTCCTGtcggagctgctgcagcccattCATCCCAAATCCACGCTGGGCAGCGTGAGGAAGGAGCTGGCCAGAGTGAAGCGGAAGGCAGCGGTGGAGCTGCCACTGAGCAAAGAGGAGGCCAAGAGG GTGGTGAGGGAGGCCGCCTACGTGACCACTTCGAAGGACGTGGGCAAGTGGCAGCAGGTGGTGCTGCAGAACCGGCGCGCGGAGCAGCTGGTGTTCCCCCTGCGGCAGGACATCGCCACCGTCACCCCTCTGGAGAGAGCCACCTCGGCGTGGAAG GCCCGAACTCCACTGGAGCAGGAGATCTTTGGGTTGCTCCACAAGACACAGCAGCCCATCACAGACCCGCTGCTGACACCTGAGGAGATGGCCTCGGTGCAGGCCATGAGCTTGGAGGAG GCCCGGCGCCGgcgggcagagctgcagaaggcGCGGGCAGTGCAGTCCTACTACGAGGCCAAGGCTCGGCGAGCAAAGCGGATCAAGAGCAAGAa GTACCACCGCGTGCTCAAGAAGAGCCGGAGGCGCCAGGCCCTGAAGGAGTTTGAGCAGCTGCACAAATCGGACCCTGCGGCTGCCTTGGCAcggctggaggagctggagcagctcaggatgcAG GAGCGGATGAGCCTTAAGCACCAGAACAAGGGAAAATGGGCCCGATCCAGGGCCATTATGGCTAAGTATGACCTCGAG GCCCGCAAGGccatgcaggagcagctggccaGGAACAAGGAGCTGATGCAGAAGGTGCGGGTGGAGCCCCCCgaggaggagctgtgtgaggtGCCCGAGGAGGACACGGACACCGCGGCCTTGCCCATGCCCAGCGAGGCTAATCCCTGGATGCTGGGCAAGCCCAGTGGCCTGGCCCCGGAGCCTGAGGCACAGGAGGGTCCAAGAGATGACAGAGTGCCTGGTGCTGTGGAGAACAAGGAcgagatggaggaggaggaagaggagctgtcAGAAGAAGAAGCTCTGCTGCAAGACTTTGAGCAGAAGCGACGAGAGCGAGCAGGGAGCCCCaaggggcagggcagagacCATG GTGCTGATGGGACTGAGAttggtgctgagcagcccagggacagcccagtcCGCCCTGTCcatgctgaggagctgggggacAGCGCAGTCCCCCCTGTCcatgctgaggagctgggggacAGCGCAGTCCCCCCAgtctgtgctgaggagctgggggacAGCCGAGACCCCCCAgtctgtgctgaggagctgggggacAGCTCAGTCCTCCCAgtctgtgctgaggagctggtggGCACAGGGCCAGAGCCTCCCCCTCAGGCCCaggaacagctcctgctctcGGAGCAACTGCGCCGTGTGCAGACCATGGAGGATGTGGAGAGTCTGGCTAAGGACGAGCTTGTGgaagagcaggagaagctggtagccctgagagcagggaaacaagcacagcagcaggaggaaggcagagctggggacagacaTACCAAGAAAGCGCCAGCCAAGAAGAAGATGATCAGCTtggaggctgtgctggatgGGAAGCCCCAGGAGATGGACTGCCCCAGCCTGCCTGTAGtcctggaggaggag GAGGGCGGCATCGAGCAGCGCGGGATGATCACGGAGGCCTTTGCTGGGGATGATGTGGTCGCTGATTTCCGCCGGGAGAAGCGCAAGGCGGAGGAGGCGGGGAAGCCGCAGCCGGTGAAcctggtgctgccaggctggggcgAGTGGGGTGGCACGGGCCTGAAACCCAGCGCCAGGAAGGTCAAGAG GTTCCTGATCAAGCCGCCGCCAGCGCCTCCGCGGAAGGACCAGCACCTGCCCCACGTCATCATGAGCGAGAAGCGCAACATCCACGCGGCAGCGCATCAG GTCAGCGAGCTGCCCTTCCCCTTCGAGCGGCACCAGCAGTTTGAGCAGAGCATGCGGACGCCCGTGGGCCCCACGTGGAACACTCAGCGAGCCTTCCAGAAGCTGACAGCCCCTCGAGTCATCACCCGCACCGGCCACATCATCCAGCCCATCTCGGCCGAGGACGTCCCCGACACGGCCCCTGGCAGCGAGGCCAGGCCTGAGGGGGAGGCCATGCCCAGGAGGAAGGCTGGGCCCGGGAAGAAGGCTGTGTTCAGGGGGAAGGCTGTGTCAAAGGGGaaggctgtgcctggggagaAGGCTGTATCCAGGGGGAAGGCTGGGCCCGGGAAGAAGGCTGTGTCCAGGGGGaaggctgtgcctggggagaAAGCTGTGTCCAGGGGGAAGGCTGTGTCCAGGGGGaaggctgtgcctggggagaAGGCACAGCCTCAGCGCAGCAGAGCACGGTAG